The DNA segment GGCATCACACTGGCGTCGGCGATCCACAGATTCTCCAGACCACGGACACGCAATTCGTCGTCCACCACGGCCAGTTCATCGTTGCCCATCTTGCAGGTGCCGACAGGATGGTAGACAGTCATGGCCTGCTCGCGGATGTAATTTTCCAGATCGGCGCGTTCGGTGACGGCCTCGCCGGGCATCACTTCACTCAGGCGGTAGCTGGACAGGGCTTCGGTGTCGCCCACCTGCCGGGCCAGTTCCACCCCAGCAATCAACACGTCCATGTCGTGCGGGTCCGAGAGGTACTCCGGCTCGATCAGCGGGCGGGCCTGCGGATCGCTGCTGGCAATGCGAATCCGGCCCCGGCTGCGCGGCGCAACCAGCGAGGGCAGCAGCGTGTAATGGTAGCCGTCCAGCTCGGCAAAACCGTGGTCCACGAACAGCGCCGCACCGTTGTGAAATTGCAGGTCCGGGGCAGGCAGCGACGCGTCGGTCTTCATGAAGCCGCCCGTCTCGCCCACGTTGCTGCACAGCATTCCGCGCTGTTCAGACATGTACAGGGTCATCTGGGCGTCGCTCGTGGCGTCCTTCAATCCCGCTGTCTCGGTATCGTAAACCACGGGCACGAACAGGTGGTCTTGCAGGTTCTGGCCCACGCCCGGCAGATCGTGCAGCACTTCCACGCCCGCTGCCTCCAGTTGCGCCCGCTCGCCCACGCCCGACAGCATCAGCAAATGCGGGCTGGTGATTGCGCCCGCCGCCAGAATGACACCTTTACCGGCCATGACCTGCTGGGGTTCGGTGCCGTCCAGATATTCCACGCCCACGGCTTTCTTGCCCTCAAAGAGAATTCGGGTCACATGCGCGCCTGTGCGGGCTTCTAGCTTGCCGGGGCCTTCGCTGGCCAACGCCGGGCGCAGGTACGCCACCGCCGCCGAGTGCCGCGCGCCGCCCTTCTGGGTCACATGGAAACGGCCCACGCCTTCCATACTCTCGCCGTTGAAGTCGTCGTTGGCAGGGTGGCCCAGTTCCTTGAAGCCCTCGGTGATGGCGTCGCAGATTTCGTGGGTGTAGCGGCGGTTCTCGACGTGCAGCGGGCCACCTGCGTTGTGGTATTCACTGGCCCCATCCTCGAAATCCTCGGAGCGCAGGAAATAGGGCAGCACGTCGTCGTAGCCCCAACCGTGGTTGCCCGCCGCCGCCCAGCCATCGTAATCGGCGCGGTGGCCGCGAATGTAGATCATGGCGTTGATGCTGCTGCTGCCGCCCAGCATCTTGCCGCGCGGCCAGTACAGCTTGCGCCCGTTCAGGTGTTCCTGGGCCTCGGTCTCGTAGTTCCAGTCCAGCGGCGACTTGAACAGCTTGGGAAAGGCGGCGGGGATGTGGATTTCAGGCGTTTCGTCCGGCACACCAGCTTCCAGCAGCAGCACCTGCGCCCCACCCTCCTGCAAACGGGCGGAAACGGCACAGCCGCCCGAACCCGCACCGATCACCACGTAGTCGTAATTCTGCTGGGCGGAACTCGCCTGACCGTCTGGACTGTGATCGCTCTGCATCTCTGGGGCCTCCGCGCGAATGGGTGAGGACGGCAGGCCAGAGGGCGCCGACAGCTTCGGCACACGACAGGTCAGGGCCACCGGGATTAAATTCGCGTTCGGACAAAGTATAGAACCGGGCCAAGCCAAACATTGGAGGGCACGCTCCAGACCCGGCATCAGCCGACGCCAGAAGCGCGCCCAGCAGCCCAGCTACAGGCTGTGTCAGATCGGATTTCCAGGTGTTGCCAACACCCTTCAGTCGGAGTCCAGATCAATTCAGGTGCAGCTCAATTCAGACTCAGGTCAGCTCAGTTCAGCCGGTCTCCGGAATCATCCTCGCTCCCGGCAGATGACCCGATGAACGGGGCCAGTTCCGGCGGCACGTCGTCGAACAGGTCCCGCCACTGCTGGCCGTCAAAGGTCACCTCCGATTCCATGAAGGTCTGAGACAGCGGATCGGGGTCCTGCAAGGCGTCTTCGGGAAGGTCCAGACGCACGGCGACGGGAACTGGCAGACTCTGGCCTTCGGGCACGTTCAGCTCGTCGCCATAGGTCTCGGTCAGCATCTGGGCGGTCCACTCGGCCCACTCGTCGGCGGTTCCGGCCCCGGTGGCCTCGCGCAGTTCGGTCTCGATACGTTCACGGTGTTCTGCGGGAACGTCGTCCTCAAATTCCACGCGCCCATCGGCGTACACGGTCACGCCCACCGTCGCCATGTCGAAGATGCTGGCAAGTTCGGGAGGCAGGTGGCTGCCGTCCACTTCGGCGTCGGGGTCCGCGTAACTGGTCCAGGTTTCGCCGTCCAGGCTGTAGGTGTCGGACTCCATGACCGGGATGAATTCCACGCCCGAGCGGATGGCGAACACGCCGCCCAATGGATTTTGCAGCGGGGCGGGATGGCGCAGTTCAAAGCCGCTGCGACGGACTATCGGCACCGGAGCGTCGTCAGCCTCCATACGGTCCCGGTGGATCTCAGCCCACAGTTCCTCGGTCTCGCCGTGCCACTCGCGCGCCACTTCCTCCAGCGCCTCCAGCAGTTCCTCAGGCGGATCAGGTTCGATGTCGATGCGCCCAGCCTGCCAGTGTTCGGCGGCAAACTGTCCGATCAACTCGCCCTGAAGGTTGAAGGCCGCGTTGTTCTGCAAGGCCGACATGACCTGCTGCGGGCTGCGCGGCGCGGCCAGGGTCTGCCAGCGCTGGCCGTCAAACGAATGCCGCTGCTCACGCAGACGGATCGCGCCGCCCTCGACTGGAATGGAGACCTGTTCGCTGTTGCTGCCCTGCGGCCCCAGCGCCAGCTCGCCCGTGATGCGGCGCAGGTCCGGCACGACGATGGCCTCCACATCTTCCACCGTGGACAGCGTGCCGCCCTGGGTGCTGGAAAGCAGCAGCGACGTGCGGTACTCGCTGGCCCAGGCCGGACCACTGGATTGCGTGGCCTTCAGCGCGTCCACGATGACCTGCGTCAATCCAGCGTCGTCCGGCCCCCGCACCAGCGTAACTGCACCGGACGCGTCCAGTTGCGCCTCGAAAGGATGGACGGTGGGCATCAGGCCCAGTTGTTTGCGTCGTTTGGCTTCACCCATAAGGCATGCAGTATTTCAGAGAATGGATGGGTTCTCTGCGGTGACCGCACATCGTCAGGGAATTTGGAAGATACCGAGAAAGAGCATACCGCACATCTCAAAGCACGCCGGGACCACCAGAGGAACCAGAGCCGTTGCCAGACCTACCCTCAAAGACAGAGAGGGGAAGCGCGAAATGCCCCAGAGTACGGGCAATCCCAGAGAGGACAGAAAGGCGGTGCGCGTCAGATCAGCGGAGTAATCAGAAGAGTCAGAGGTGAAAAGCTGGAAGACTCCCATCAGCACGGCCAGCACGGTTGCCAGTGCGGGCAGGACGGCCCAGCGGCGATCCCCCACCGCCAGCCAGCCCAGAAGCCAGCCCGCCACAAGAAAAGACGCAAACCAGCGAGGATCTTGCAACAGATAAAGGCCGGACACAGCCTTTAGCCTTCCTCAGTCTGCCGCTTCAATGCTGTCGTTGTACTCGCGTGGATCAGAGATAAAGCCGCTGACTGCGCTGGCTGCGACCGTTGCGGGCGAGGCCAGATAGATGGCCGCCGTGGGATCGCCCATGCGCCCCACGAAGTTGCGGTTGGTGCTGGAAATGCACACGTCGTCCGGCCCCAGCACGCCGCTGTGCATGCCCAGGCACGCGCCGCAGCTTGGATAACTCACGCTGGCCCCGGCGTCCACGAAGATTTCCAGCAGGCCCTCGCTGGCCGCCTGCTTCCAGATCAGTTGGGTGGCGGGGACCACGATCATCTGCACGCCCTCGGCCACCTTGCGCCCCTTCAGGATGCGGGCCACGTCGCGCAGGTCGCCGATACGCCCGTTGGTACAACTGCCAACATAGGCGTGGGTGACGGCAATCTTGTCGCTGCCAGCCACGCGCCCGTTGCTGGGAATGTTCGGATAGGCCACGGTGGGTTCCACAGCGGAGGCATCCACATCGACAACCACGCGGTATCTGGCGTCTGCATCCGAGGTGTATTCGGTGTAGTCGCCGGGGCTGATGCCGCGCTCTTGCAGGTAGGCGCGGGTGGTGTCGTCCACCGCCACGATGCCCGTCTTGCCGCCCGCCTCAATGGCCATGTTGGTCAGGGTGTAACGCCCTTCCATATCCAGGTTGTCGATGTACTCGCCCACCCATTCCATGACCAGATAATTCGCGCCGTCCGCCCCGATGCGCTTGATGACTTCCAGCACCACGTCTTTGGGCGTCACGCCCGGTTGCGTCCGGCCCGTGACCCGGATCAGCATGGTCTCGGGGACCTTGAACCACACGCGGCCCGCGTAGATGGCCCCGGCCAGATCGGTGCTGCCCACGCCCGTGGCAAAGCAGCCCAGCGCCCCGGCGTTGCAGGTATGGGAGTCGCCGGACACCAGCGTCTGCCCCGGCTTGATCAGACCGGTGTTCTCCAGCACCACATGGGCAATCCCGCCGCGCCCCACGTCATAGAAGTGCTTGATGCCCTTTTCCTTGACCCAGCTCTTGAGCTTCTGGTACATCTGCGCGGCCTTGATGTTCATGGCTGGGACCGAGTGATCGGGAATGGCCACGATCTGATCGGGATTGAAGACCCGGTCCATGCCGCGCTCCTCCAGCATCCGCAGGGCGGCAGGCGTGGTGATCTCGTGGCACAGCACCCAGTCGGTCTTGCACTCGATCAGTTGGCCGGGCACCAGCACGTCATGGCCGCTGTGGGCCGCCAGAATCTTTTCCGCAATCGTCATTCCCATGTGTCGTTCCTCCCCATCACCAAAGCTCTTCCATCGTCAAATCTTCCAGGCGCGCTGCTGGCGCTTTTCCGCCGCCGTGACCCGCTGAACCTGCCCGCGAGTCTAGCGCCTGACCGGATGCGTGCGGCCCGAGGTGGGATAGATGGGCCGCCGCGCTTCATCCACCGTTGGCCGTTGAGCACGAAGGTGAGACGCGGCTCTAGCCGCAACCCGCGCCGGGCCGCTAAACTATGGGCTGTGCTGAATCTGCTGCGGAAGCCCGCTGTCCATGCCGCCGAACTCGATGAGGGTCTGGCCGCGCTGGGACTGGACGGCACGCAGCACCTGATCGTCCACGCCAGCCTGAAGTCCTTTGGCACGCTGGACGGCGGCCCCCGGACATTGGTGGATACGCTGTGGCGGCGCACGGCCACGCTGGTGGCCCCAGCCTTCAGCTATAACACGCTGCTCAACCGGCCCAGCAGCGTGGCTCACACCAAATTCCACCGCGACACCCGCGTCAGCCGCGACATCGGGCGGGTGTCGCAGGAACTGGTGGAGCGGCGCGACGCCCTGCGCTCGTTTCACCCCACCCTCAGCTTCGTGGCGCTGGGAGACGAGGCGGCGCGGATCACGGCGGCCCAGTTGCTGAACAGCCCGTACCAGCCCATCGGGGCGCTGTATGACCTGAACGGCTACGCGCTGCTGATCGGTGTGGATTTCGGCAGCAACACCAGCGTCCATTACGGTGAGTATCTGGCCGGAATCCCGATGCTGACGCGCTACGTGCCGCTGGACGGTCAGGTGTTGCCCACCGCCTTTCCCAACTGCTCGGCGGATTTCGACAACCTGCTGCCGGAGATGGAGTTTAAGTTCCGCTCGGCGCGCGTCGGCCCGTCCACGCTGCGACTGTACCGCGTGCGCGATCTGGTAGACAGCACCGTGCGCCTGCTCCAGCGCGACCCCGAGGCATTGCTGTGTCAGTACAAGGGCTGCCGCTGTCAGGAAGTGCGTCAGACGGTGCGGCGTGACGGGCTGAAGCCCCGGCTGCATGTGGGGCTGTAAGGCTTCACTGCATCAGGAACTGAGCCACGCCCACGCCTCCTCCTCGTTATGAACAAAACGGATCAGCGGGTGGAATGAATGTTCGTGGGCCAGTTCCGCAAAACGTTCGCCGTGCGCCGTGAAATCCGGCAGCACCAGCGCCACGCGCAGGCGGTAATTGGTGAACTTCTGGAACGCCTCGCCCGCCAGCCCGGTCTTCAGATCGAGGAACTCCGGCGAAAGGTCCGCTTCAGTCAGGATCAGGCCGTCCAGACCGTAGGCCGCGCCGATCAGGGTGTGGATGTCGTCTAGACCACGCAGGGAGAGGCCCAATTCACGGACGGTCTGAATTCTGGGGGCTTCATCTGGGTTCATGCTGAATGCAGCGTAACAAAGCCTGTGTCTGCGAAACTGAGCGCATGACCTCTTCTGACCACATTCCCGACAACCGCAGCGAACGCGCCCAACTGGCCTTTGCCCGCCTGCTGCCCAAACTGTTCCGGGGCGGGCAGGCGTTCGTGGGGGTGGAGGCCAGCCTGAGTGGCCTGGATGCAAAGACGGCGGCTCGTGTGCCGGACGGACTGCCGCACAGCGTGCTGGGGCTGCTGGCGCATGTGAACTGGTGGAACCGCTGGATGCTGGACACCATCGAGATGGGACAGGCCCAGCCCTACCCCACCCACGCCGCCGACACCTGGCCGGAAGTGGAAGCCGACGACTGGGGGCGCGTGAAGAACGAGTTCTACGAGTTGCTGGCCCGCGTGGACGCGCACGCTTCAAGGCCCGATCTGGCCAACCCGGTCAACCACGAGGAAACGATTGGCGAGCTTCTGGCCGACTTCGCGCTGCACACCGCCCACCATTTTGGGCAGATCGTGACCGTGCGGCAGTTGCTGGGCGCGTGGCCCCCCCCCGGAGGAGGCGATAGCTGGTGAGCGAGGCTCAGACGGGCGGAATCTTCAGCAAGGCAGTGGGCAATCTGTATCTGGGCGGCCCGGCCAACGTGTCCTGGGAACACGCGCTGGAAGGGCTGGAGGCAGGGGACGCCACGCGCGTTCCTGAGCATCTGCCCCACAGCGCCGCGCAACTGGTGGCGCACGTCCAGTTCTGGCAGGCGCATCTGCTGGACACGCTGGCCGGGAAGCAACCCGCCACGCCCGAACACGCCGCCGGGGGCTGGCCCACGCCGGGCGACTGGGAAACCCTGCGGGTCACCTTCCTGCGAGACGCCGCAACATTGCGTGCCCACGCCCGCGATTCCGAACTCTGCGCCGCCCTGAACCGCGAGGGCGTGCCCCACGCCGCCCTGCTGACCACCTACGCTGGACACAGCGTCTACCATCTGGGGCAGGTGGTGGCCGTCCGGCAGGCGCTGGGGCTGTGGCCGCCGCCGGGTGGGGGCGATACGTGGTGACGCAGCAGAACAGCAGAGAGCGCGGCTTCGAGGTGGTGTCTGACGCACACCGCACACACCCAAATACCGAGATTCACCTGCCCAGCCGGGGTTCACGTCACTCTGCCGGATACGATCTGCATACGCCGACGGGCTTCACGCTCCCGCCTGCGGCCACTGCCATTGTCGTCACCGATCTCAAGGTCTATATGCAGCCAGACGAGGTTCTGTCGGTCTACCCGCGCTCGTCCGTGGGCCTGCGCGGGGTGATGCTCACGAACACGGTGGGCATCGTGGACGCCGACTATTACGCCAATGCTGCCAACGACGGCAACATCCGCCTCTCGCTACACAACATCGGCCCGGAGACATTCACGGCGGGGGCGGGAGACCGCATCGCGCAGGCCATCTTCACGAAGTACCTGCTAGCCGATGGCGACGACTTCGCGGCTGGCCCCGAACGTCAGGGCGGGCACGGCCACACCGGACGCTGAGGCGGCTGACCGCATTCAACCCTGATCTCGTTCAACCCTGGCCCCATTCAATTCCAGGCCCATTCAACTCTAGGATAGCCCCATGTCCAACGTCTTCTACCGCTCGCGCAAACCCTACCCTGTCGCCAGCCATGCGGAGGGCGTCTACATCTTCGACGACAGCGGAAAGCGCTATCTGGACGGCAGTTCCGGCGCGCTGGTCGCCAACATCGGGCATGGGCGGGCGGCGGTGGCAGACGCGATGGCGGCGCAGGCGCGGCGGCTGGCCTTTGTCCACGGTTCGCAGTTTTCAAGCGATGTGCTGGAGGAGTACGCCTCCCGCCTCGCCGTCTTTCTGGGGCTGCCCGATTTCCGCTTCTGGGCCGTCTCCGGCGGTTCGGAGGCCACCGAGAGCGCCATTAAACTGGCCCGCCAATACCACGCCGAGCGGGGTGAGACGGGGCGCTACCGCATCGTCACGCGCAGGCCCAGTTACCACGGCGCGTCGCTGGGGGCGCTGGCGGCGTCCGGCATGGGCGCGCGGCGCGAGCTGTACACGCCGCTGATGAACGAGGCCGCGTGGCCCAAACTCGCCAAGCCTGACCCGGAACTGTCCGGCGAACAGGATGCCGAACGCTTGCGGATACTACTGGAAGAACTGGGACCAGACACGGTGGCCGCCTTCATGTGCGAGCCAGTGGTGGGCGCTTCGGACGCAGCACTGGCCCCGAATACGGGCTATCACGCACGAATTGTCGAAATCTGCCGAGAATACGGCGTGCTGTTCATTGCCGACGAGGTCATGTGCGGCATGGGCCGCTGCGGAACGCCGCTGGCCGTGCGGCTGGGCGGAGAGGTGACACCCGACATCGTGGTGCTGGGCAAGGGGCTGGCCGCCGGATACGCCCCCCTGGCCGGATTAATGGCCAGCCCCAGCGTCCACGACACTGTGATGAACGGCTCCGGGGCCTTCAAACACGGCTTTACCTACGCGGGCCACCCGATCAGCGTGGCGGCGGGCCTGAGCGTGCTGGACATCGTCGAGGATGAACAGCTTGTGGAAGCGGCAAACGAACGGGGCGCTCAGCTTCTTGGAGGTTTACAGGCGTTGAAGGCGAAATACCCGCAGGTTTTAGAGGCGCGCGGTCACGGGCTGCTGCTGGGACTGGTCCTGGGCGATCCCACAACCGGACAGGCGTTCGAGACTCCGGGGCTGGCGGACCGGGTGGCAACGGCGGCGCGGGCACGCGGCCTGATCACCTACCCCGGCTCCGGCGCGGTGGACGGCGTGCGTGGCGATCACCTGCTGCTGGGGCCACCGCTGAGCATCACGGCGGCGGAGGTGGAGGAAATGCTGGCGGGTCTGGACGGGGCCTTGGCAGACACGCGGGGCTGAGGGCGGAAACGCTGGTCACACGCCCCCTCACCCTTCCGGCGCTGCGCGCCTCCCTCCCTCTCCCACAAGGGGCGAGGGGATAAAAACCGCCGCGACCTGCGCACCGCTTCCCATGTTTTCCCACACCCTACAGCCCACACCCCATCTACCGTTTCCGCCGCTTCTCCGCCCCCACCAGACGCACAAAATTCAGCAATCGGGGCGCACGGTTCCAACGCTTGCGGTCCCCGGCGACGCGCCAGACCCATTCCACGCCCAGTTTGCGGGTCCAGGCGGGGGCCAGCACCGCTGTTCCGGCCAGCACGTCAATCACGCCGCCGCAGCCGATCATCACTGGGACGCCCAGCACGCCGCGCCACTGCTGGTTAAAGACCTCCTGCCGTCCCGCGCCCATCGCGGTCAGCAGCAGATTCGCGCCGCTTTCGCCCACCAGCCGGGCCACCCGCTCGTCGTCCTCCGGGCCGAAGTAGCCGTGGTGGATTCCAGCCACCGTGACGCCGTAATCGCGGGCTGCGTTCTGCGCGGCGGCCTCGGCCACACCGGGTTTTGCGCCCAGGAAGAACACTCGCAATTCCGCGCCGTGTTCTTCCATCAGGCCCGTGACGATATCGAAGCCCGGGGCGCGCGGCACCTCCTGACTGTGAAGCTGTTTGGCCGCGTACACAATGCCCACGCCGTCCGCCGTGACCAGATCGGCGTCCTGAACGGCCTGGGCAAATTCAGGATGACTGCGCGACTGCACGATAATTTCCGGGTTCAGGGTGACGACGGTGTGCGGCGCGCGGGCCGGGTCCGCCAGCCAGCCGCCCAGCAGCGTCAGCGTGCCTTGCAGATCAATCACGTCCAGCGGCAGACCAAACAGCCACAGGCGCGGGCGGGGGGCAGGAGAGGACATTCGAGAAGGATTCTAAACGTTCGCGTCCTACAGGGGCGTCTGTTTCTTGGCTTCGGGGGAGGGACCAGAAAGAGTGCGCCGCAGAAAATACCCTGGGAAACCGCCCAGCAACGGCGTTCCTCCCCTGGCACTGCGCCCCCGCTTGCGTTCCCCCGCACCAATTGCGGCATACTGACCTACATATGTTGCCCGGAGCATTTGGAACCCTGCCTGAGACGGCGCAGGCACAGGTCATGGCGGCGGGGCGGGTGGGGCGCTGGGCGCGGGCCGGGCTGCTGTTTCACCCGGAAGACGCCGCCGAGACGCTGTTTGTGATCCTGCGCGGCGCGGTGCGGCTGTACCGCCTGGGGTCCGGGGCGCGCGAGGTCACGCTGGACGTGCATGGCCCCGGCGCGCTGCTGGGTGTCTCGGCCCTGACCCCCGGCGAGAGCTACAACGTCTACGGCGAGGCGATGGACGACGTGGAGGCCCTGATGCTGGGCCAGGACGCCCTGCACCGCCTGACGGGCGCGCAGCCTCCCGTGGGCGTGGCCCTGACCGAGCAGATCACCCGCCAGACGCGGGGCGTGCAGGAACGTCTGTCCGGGCTGGTCTTTTTAGAGGTCTCGCAGCGGCTGGCGCTGGCGCTGCTGAATCTGGCCGAACGCGAGGGCGGCTGGCCGGAGGAAGGGCCAATTGCCCTGAAAGACCGCGTTTCGCACCAGGACCTGGCCTATGTGGTGGGCAGCACGCGTGAGACGATTACCAAGCTGCTGGGAGACTTCCGCACGCGTGGGCTGCTGGACCTGGGCTACCGCCGTATTATCCTGACCGACAAGGGAGGTCTGCAAAGGGCTTCGCGGGAATCGCTGCGCTAGGCAGGGCTTTTGAGATAAATCAGCAACTGGTCCCCGGTTTGCGCCGGGGCGGGAAGGAATGGGCAGTATGGCGCGGAATATAGCGGCGGAATACAGGGCCGGAGGGCTGGAAGAGTTCTTCCGCCTGCCGGTGGACGCAATGAAACAGGCTCAGGTCGAGGTCAGGCCAGATATTGACCGGGGGGCGCTGGCAGAGGCTTTGCGCCAGTATCACCAGGGTCTGGGAACGCTGGACAGGACTGTGGAGGAGGCGCTGTCACGGCTGGCCCACCCTGCCTCCAGAGTCGTCGTGACCGGGCAGCAGGCGGGGGCACTGACCGGCCCGGCCTACAGCGTCCATAAGGGCGCAGACGCCGCGCTGCTGGCCCGCAGCCTGAACACCGAAGATGTCCCGGTGGTGGCCGTGTACTGGGTGGCCAGCCAGGACCACGACGCGGCAGAGGTGGCCAGCACCAGTCTTCTGGACATGGCAGAAGTGCTGCACCACCTGACCCTGGACGTGCCCGAAGGTGTGCCGGTGGGCCGCGTGCCGTGGCAGCAGGAATGGACCGCTCAGGCGCTGGCCCTGCTGGACGCTTTCGATGCGCCGCTCGAATACATCGCCGCCGTGCGGGCGCGGCTGGTACGGGCGGTAGAGGCGGGCGGCAGTTACGCCGATGTCTTTGCCCGCCTGATTCACGGTCTGCTCTCCCCTGCCGGATTAGTCGTTCTGGACCCCCTGCACCCCACGATAGCCCGGTTGATGGCCCCCACCCTGGCGCGTGAATTACAGAACCCGCTGGCCTCCTCGAAAGCTATTGAGAACGCTGCGGCGCGACTGACGGCACAGGGCTTCGTGCCGCAACTGCGCCGCGCGGCAGGAGCGACAAACCTGTTTATCGAGGAAGAGGGTGGCCAGCGGCGACTCCTGAAACTGGACGGACAGACCTTCAGCACCGAGAGCCGCGAGTACACCCGCACCGAATTGCTGGCTGTGCTGGAGGCCGATCCCAGCCGGATCACTCCAGCGGCGGGCCTGCGCCCGGCAGTGCAGGACGCGCTGCTACCCACGCTGGCCTTCGTGGTGGGACCGGGGGAAATCGCGTATGGAGCGCAACTGCGGGAAGTCTACGAACTACACGGCCTGAAGCAGCCGTTGCTGTGGCCGCGCCTGACCGTGACGTGGCTGGAGCCGAACGTGGCCCGTCTACTGAGGCGACTGGGCGCAACCGCCGCCGAGGTTCAGGCCGATCCCGAAGGCGTCCTGGGCCGCGCCCTGGCCCGTGAACGCGGCGCGGCGGCGGTCACATCCGAGAAACTGGCGGAGATAGACGCCCAGCTCCGCGCCGTGATGGACGAAATTGCCGCCCTTGATCCCACTCTCGTCGGCGCGGCAGAGCGCACCCGCTCCCGCGTGATCGGGCGGGTGGGCCGCCTCCAGACCCAAGCGGTGCGCGCCCTGGCACGTCAGGAAAATGACCGCAGCGGGCAACTCACCCGGCTCAAGGCACACCTGCTACCGAACGGCACACCC comes from the Deinococcus sp. AJ005 genome and includes:
- a CDS encoding GMC family oxidoreductase, which produces MQSDHSPDGQASSAQQNYDYVVIGAGSGGCAVSARLQEGGAQVLLLEAGVPDETPEIHIPAAFPKLFKSPLDWNYETEAQEHLNGRKLYWPRGKMLGGSSSINAMIYIRGHRADYDGWAAAGNHGWGYDDVLPYFLRSEDFEDGASEYHNAGGPLHVENRRYTHEICDAITEGFKELGHPANDDFNGESMEGVGRFHVTQKGGARHSAAVAYLRPALASEGPGKLEARTGAHVTRILFEGKKAVGVEYLDGTEPQQVMAGKGVILAAGAITSPHLLMLSGVGERAQLEAAGVEVLHDLPGVGQNLQDHLFVPVVYDTETAGLKDATSDAQMTLYMSEQRGMLCSNVGETGGFMKTDASLPAPDLQFHNGAALFVDHGFAELDGYHYTLLPSLVAPRSRGRIRIASSDPQARPLIEPEYLSDPHDMDVLIAGVELARQVGDTEALSSYRLSEVMPGEAVTERADLENYIREQAMTVYHPVGTCKMGNDELAVVDDELRVRGLENLWIADASVMPVITRGNTNAPTIMIAEKAADLILGRAALPARAAETMAMAVSAD
- a CDS encoding 3-isopropylmalate dehydratase large subunit; this encodes MGMTIAEKILAAHSGHDVLVPGQLIECKTDWVLCHEITTPAALRMLEERGMDRVFNPDQIVAIPDHSVPAMNIKAAQMYQKLKSWVKEKGIKHFYDVGRGGIAHVVLENTGLIKPGQTLVSGDSHTCNAGALGCFATGVGSTDLAGAIYAGRVWFKVPETMLIRVTGRTQPGVTPKDVVLEVIKRIGADGANYLVMEWVGEYIDNLDMEGRYTLTNMAIEAGGKTGIVAVDDTTRAYLQERGISPGDYTEYTSDADARYRVVVDVDASAVEPTVAYPNIPSNGRVAGSDKIAVTHAYVGSCTNGRIGDLRDVARILKGRKVAEGVQMIVVPATQLIWKQAASEGLLEIFVDAGASVSYPSCGACLGMHSGVLGPDDVCISSTNRNFVGRMGDPTAAIYLASPATVAASAVSGFISDPREYNDSIEAAD
- a CDS encoding AAC(3) family N-acetyltransferase gives rise to the protein MLNLLRKPAVHAAELDEGLAALGLDGTQHLIVHASLKSFGTLDGGPRTLVDTLWRRTATLVAPAFSYNTLLNRPSSVAHTKFHRDTRVSRDIGRVSQELVERRDALRSFHPTLSFVALGDEAARITAAQLLNSPYQPIGALYDLNGYALLIGVDFGSNTSVHYGEYLAGIPMLTRYVPLDGQVLPTAFPNCSADFDNLLPEMEFKFRSARVGPSTLRLYRVRDLVDSTVRLLQRDPEALLCQYKGCRCQEVRQTVRRDGLKPRLHVGL
- a CDS encoding DUF4180 domain-containing protein, with amino-acid sequence MNPDEAPRIQTVRELGLSLRGLDDIHTLIGAAYGLDGLILTEADLSPEFLDLKTGLAGEAFQKFTNYRLRVALVLPDFTAHGERFAELAHEHSFHPLIRFVHNEEEAWAWLSS
- a CDS encoding DinB family protein, which gives rise to MTSSDHIPDNRSERAQLAFARLLPKLFRGGQAFVGVEASLSGLDAKTAARVPDGLPHSVLGLLAHVNWWNRWMLDTIEMGQAQPYPTHAADTWPEVEADDWGRVKNEFYELLARVDAHASRPDLANPVNHEETIGELLADFALHTAHHFGQIVTVRQLLGAWPPPGGGDSW
- a CDS encoding DinB family protein, with the protein product MSEAQTGGIFSKAVGNLYLGGPANVSWEHALEGLEAGDATRVPEHLPHSAAQLVAHVQFWQAHLLDTLAGKQPATPEHAAGGWPTPGDWETLRVTFLRDAATLRAHARDSELCAALNREGVPHAALLTTYAGHSVYHLGQVVAVRQALGLWPPPGGGDTW
- a CDS encoding dUTP diphosphatase (catalyzes the formation of dUMP from dUTP), with product MTQQNSRERGFEVVSDAHRTHPNTEIHLPSRGSRHSAGYDLHTPTGFTLPPAATAIVVTDLKVYMQPDEVLSVYPRSSVGLRGVMLTNTVGIVDADYYANAANDGNIRLSLHNIGPETFTAGAGDRIAQAIFTKYLLADGDDFAAGPERQGGHGHTGR
- a CDS encoding aspartate aminotransferase family protein; this translates as MSNVFYRSRKPYPVASHAEGVYIFDDSGKRYLDGSSGALVANIGHGRAAVADAMAAQARRLAFVHGSQFSSDVLEEYASRLAVFLGLPDFRFWAVSGGSEATESAIKLARQYHAERGETGRYRIVTRRPSYHGASLGALAASGMGARRELYTPLMNEAAWPKLAKPDPELSGEQDAERLRILLEELGPDTVAAFMCEPVVGASDAALAPNTGYHARIVEICREYGVLFIADEVMCGMGRCGTPLAVRLGGEVTPDIVVLGKGLAAGYAPLAGLMASPSVHDTVMNGSGAFKHGFTYAGHPISVAAGLSVLDIVEDEQLVEAANERGAQLLGGLQALKAKYPQVLEARGHGLLLGLVLGDPTTGQAFETPGLADRVATAARARGLITYPGSGAVDGVRGDHLLLGPPLSITAAEVEEMLAGLDGALADTRG
- a CDS encoding WecB/TagA/CpsF family glycosyltransferase — protein: MSSPAPRPRLWLFGLPLDVIDLQGTLTLLGGWLADPARAPHTVVTLNPEIIVQSRSHPEFAQAVQDADLVTADGVGIVYAAKQLHSQEVPRAPGFDIVTGLMEEHGAELRVFFLGAKPGVAEAAAQNAARDYGVTVAGIHHGYFGPEDDERVARLVGESGANLLLTAMGAGRQEVFNQQWRGVLGVPVMIGCGGVIDVLAGTAVLAPAWTRKLGVEWVWRVAGDRKRWNRAPRLLNFVRLVGAEKRRKR
- a CDS encoding Crp/Fnr family transcriptional regulator; this encodes MLPGAFGTLPETAQAQVMAAGRVGRWARAGLLFHPEDAAETLFVILRGAVRLYRLGSGAREVTLDVHGPGALLGVSALTPGESYNVYGEAMDDVEALMLGQDALHRLTGAQPPVGVALTEQITRQTRGVQERLSGLVFLEVSQRLALALLNLAEREGGWPEEGPIALKDRVSHQDLAYVVGSTRETITKLLGDFRTRGLLDLGYRRIILTDKGGLQRASRESLR